Below is a window of Malania oleifera isolate guangnan ecotype guangnan chromosome 1, ASM2987363v1, whole genome shotgun sequence DNA.
CTTTATGTACCCCTTAGCTACTCCTCTTCTTCGATCTACGCACCAAATAAAACCTAGCTAGCtagcttttttctttttcaattccCCTGCAGGCCTGTCTCTGCCTGCATGGGCGTGAGAATCTGTGTGTgtatgagagagaaagagagagagagagagagagaggtgccaGCGGCAGCTGCTGCAAAAGTGAACAGATCGCTATCGCTcactgatctctctctctctcatattgtAAAATTCATTGTCTATGACATATAGTAAAATTATTATGTTAAGTAGAATAATGATGTTTTTGAAATCCCATAACTAAATTCAGGGTTACGTCAGGGAGTAACTAATAATCTAAGGGCATAGAAAAGGCAGCTAAATTATATATAGCCAGCAGTAAAGAGCAATTGAAGAAGCTTTTCTCAGCTTTTAGCTGACAAGACAACATCCGAGGACGACACTGCCAATTACACTGTATTCCTTTCAACTCTCTCTTTCACTTACTCTCTTTTTAGCTATTATATTAATCACAAAGGTATACCATAATTAGAAGAATAATTGACCCATTattaatttcttaaaataaacAGTGTTTCTCAAGAAAATATTCAGTATAGAGTGTGTCAATTAGCATGCATATTCATGGTATGCAAGAATAGTGCAGTGTTCTCATATGTTTAGTGCGTTAGACCATAGATAACTTTAATGCCCAGTCTTAACACATAATGGCACCGCATGAATAACAGTTCATTAATCAGCAAGTTAACAGGTACATAAGCGTgtacttaatatttttttttgagtaTCCTCAGCTGGTCAActataatcaaaatttaaaaagcACAATCATATCCAtaatttcttaataataataataataataataataataataataataataataatcttaatCTTAATCTTATTATTGTTTCTGTTTGAAGAATTCTTAACTAGCTAGCTAGGGAATGAATGAATTGAAAagggtaagtaattaattaaacgaatacTAACTATGAATGAAAAATGAAGATGAGcattactgataaaaaaaaaaaaatgaagatgagCATGACGATGATTACGTACGGATGAAGGAAATGTTCAAAAAGCCAGGCTCTCAAAATGTTGACAGAGCGTTCAGGCAAGCCCCGTTGGGGTCTCCAGGCTTCTTGTTCCATCATGCCCATCTGGTGGAATGCTCGTTGCTGCCTGAGGCTTTGCTCCAGCATCCTCAGCCTCGGCGTTTCCCCTTTGGTGAGCCCTCCGCCGCTGCCCCCACCCTCCTTGTCCCCCAGCATCTCGCAGCTGTGCTTCAGTTGCGCTCCTATCGCGTCCTTAAGACACCGGAAGTGCCTTGACATCGCCTTCTGCGCCAGCGCCGTGTAAGGCACCGCCGCCCCATACCCCATCACCACATCAAATGAGTTCACCACCATCTGCATTTGCTCACAGTAGTGGTTGTATCTTCTATCCACCTGCGCccaattcattcattcatatcATATCCCACGCCACGCTACCCATTAATTACTATATCAGTTAATTAATCAACTGGataaataataattggaaaaatTAAGCAATTAAAATCTTAATTTTCaagcgcgcgcgcgcacacacacatgtatgtatgtatatatatatatatatatatatatatatcaaaattgaATGTATATATCAGATGACAAACACACAGAGACACATAAATACGATGATGAGtgtagatatttatatatattgtatgATCACCATCAGAAAGTGAAGCTGATTCCTCTTTTGGAGTTACAAGACTCAAACTAGAGGGATAGATTGTGTTGCCCAGAAGGGAAACCTGAgcggttaaattaattaatgtaTAGATCatggctgctgctgctgttgctcGTACAGTGAAATGATTTTGAATGGTGGGAACAAAGAATATCCTTAGTGTgttctttctttctctcctttCCCAATAAAGCCAATGGAACATTAGGACGTATAGTGTTTTTTGGTAATATATAgattaacatatatatattacacCAATATggtaaaaaaaagagagagagagagagagaaagggaattgaaggcgatatataaaatatataaacatCTCGATCTCCCCAAGTCAACTAAGTTATATAATTGAGGCCTAGCTTTCTTTGTCTGCAAAATTACCATGATGGGCAACGGATCTCTGGAATCAGCGGAAGCAGCATTCCCAGCAAACTACCCAGCTGCCTACATAcaaaattacaaatatatatatatatatatatatacatatgtttgtatatatataatggatGGTGGCTTAGTGCCGAATGCCTTCCCAATCAGAAGGAAACGTCGTTTCTTGGTGGGCAATGGACACATACCCCAGCCCCTATAATAGTACTAGACTACTAGTCCCTCGTGTGTTTTCTCACCAAACGAAAAATCCCAATTTAAGTACACCAACACCAGCTCCCCCACCAATCGAATATCGCTACCTAGCTTCAATTTTACATTTATATAATATGGGAATggcttaaaaaaaattatacctcCACAAGTATTTGAAGTACCTGATCCTATGAATTATTACTGTTTCACCTGCTGCCGGCTTTTCTTTATTGAGGGGTCGCCATAAAATATTAATTCCTCTCTAATTGATCAAGCTAGCTGGCTAGCTCGCCGGAATTTTCTGTTTGTCCCGGCGATATTAACAAATGGAAATGATATTTAAAATGATTGAGTCTCCATCAATTttatataagagagagagagagattaattaAGAGAGATTGATAATACATGCCTCATCAAGCATGGATAACAGTTTGACCTTCCTTCGCTGATGTTCAATCCTATCAGTGGCAGACAAAGGAGGAGGATCCTTGGAGGAAGCGGAAGAAGACGAATTACCAACACCATGACCTCCTGCGGGATTGGGAGTAGTAAGGCTTGGATTGTTAACGCTGTGCGATCTCCCAAAATACTTGTTCTTCTTGAACTGACCCCTCCCAACACTGCAAAACTCTTCCAGCAATTCCTGCGCCGGCTTCACATACTTGGAATTCCTCAAAACATTCACCACCCCAATCGACGAGGATGACCCAAACGAATTATTCAGATGATGAACCCCTTGGTGATGCAATGACTGCGGTTGATGAATACCATGGCTACTATCCAAACTCTTATTATAATTAGAAGCTCCTCCTTGattattactattagtagtagtactACTATGATTGTAGAACAACAACCCACTGTGATCGCCTATTGTTCTCAATTCCTCGTGAGCTTTGGCGGCTTCCAGGTGCTGCAACGAAGAAGATAGAGACAAGGAGAGACCTTGCCCTTCCACAACCCCTCCAATTTCACCTGCCGTATTACCTCCTTCGTGGCCACTGCTGTGATCAGGAACCCATGTGAATTGGCCACTCCCAAATGCCCCTACTTGGTTCGGAAGCAGCATGTGAAGCGTCGATGAAGTGGCCGCCGCCGCCGCCGGCGGAGGAGGTTGCGGTGGAGGAGGAGAGGGTGATCTCGGTTGCGGGTTCATGAGAAAAAGCTGCATGGCAGCAGCCGAGTCCGCAGCATTAATGCTTGAAATCTGGctgtgatgatgatgatgatgatgatgggcggcggcggcggcggcggcaaTATTACTGTTGTCACGGCTACTGACGACGTCGTTCTGGGTCTTTGGCTCTCCGAACCCACCCACCATCCCTTGCCGGTTTCCGTACCAGTCGTTGGCCGCCGGTGGCAGTACCGGGGATGCACCAGGAGGAAAATTGAACATCTCGGAAAGCATTCCGCCGGTCTCGTACACAGCGGGAAGCCCCCCAGTCTCCTCTTCTTCCAAAGCCACAAGCGGCGGCGGCGGTTCGAAGCCACTTGCTTGCACTCTTAGTTTATCCCGCCGGATCTGCTGGGCAACGTggtgttgctgctgctgctgctgttcttGATGTGCGGCCATGGCAGATCTGTCGAACCCATTTGAGAAAGTAGTGAAGATGCCTTGATGGTGGTAGTCTTGGGACGTCGACATAGATGAATAAATTGTAGCAGAATCAATTGCAATACAGTCGGGCTTTTTCGAGATTTGATGGTGAACTGGGCGGTTTTGAATAATCTTTGAGTGGGAGAAGATGGGTTTAGGATGAAGTTGCGGTGCTGCTAATCCCATATCAGTATGTTCTTCTTCGTCATGATCATCATCGCCTTCGCCGTCGTCATCAACGCCTTCCGTTTCTTCTTCTGGCCTTAAGGTGCCAGCAGTACTGCTTCCTTCTCTGATAGCTGCCCAATTTAGCCATGGATCCGTCAGATGGTAGGAAAAGGAAGAAAGCCCATGATGGAATTCGACGAAATTAATAAATAGAGACAAGGGAGAAAGAATTAACTAAAAAAGAAAAGCAAGGAATTGAAAGAtgaaaagagaaaggaagagggAATTGAACCAAATTAACGGGTGTTTTGTGTTGTGTGGGCTGCTTTTGCATTTTTTTATTAGAAAAGAAAACCAATTTCGATCCGCTTTGTTCATGCGTGCATATGTATATTGTAAACTACTGTATATACCTCTCTCTCACTGTCTCAGCGTTGCAGCGTGTGAGAGGTTGTAAAGCTCTCAGACATCGTTTTCTTCTTCTGCCGGATTGAAAGCTTCTccaattcttctctctctctctctctctctggtacCTCTGTCTGTGTCGCCTCTCTCTGTCTgtccttctctttctctccttttctGCTCTCCCCTTGTTGCTCTTTGCGGTACTGAGTGTTGTTTTGCAATCGCCTTCTGGAAAAGAGAGTTGGGAGAAGCAACAAATAAAATAATCAGAGAGGATAGATATGCAGGCTTGCTTCgcctcacctctctctctctctctctctctgaagaaAACACCCACACGCCccaaagagaaagagaaagagaagatgTCGCTGTTCCTCCTCCTCTTCACCTTCTCtactttgtattatatatatttcttatgtttatttatttattatctttcaaATTGACAAGGAAATTGACGAGAAATTATTACCCCTACAAGAAAAAATAGTTATTTTATAGGTTGCACTAAATGACCGCAATGACTTTACCTAAACACAcccccaaaaaaattttaattaattaggccGTGTAATCTATATCGCTTTCTATTTAataattaaaatctgaaattaacagtaattatattattaatttatcaattaataattaatagtaataatagacGTCAAGCTATCCAAAGTGGCATTTTCAACACAATTTTTCCGAACCTTCCGCTGaggaaaaaattattaaaatttcaaatttataaagaaaaaatGTAAACAGAGTAATTAAGATTTTTATTAAATGTTGGGTATTGTTGTCATTTCGCATATTTACTCTTTGGAAACCAGCGCGAACAACGGAGAATACATAAAAGACAGGGTTAGTACGAAGTCATGTCAATGTGGGTCGAACGAAATGGCCACTCTGCCCCTACAAAAATCTTGCTGTATAGCCCGCTGCTCCGGGAGATGATAAGGACATTATGGTCACTTGAAGATGCCtttatgttatttttatttacCAAAGGAAGATTGGCAAGGGCATGGATAaagtatttaataataataataataataataataataagaaaggaGGCAGAAGAAGTTGGGGTGGGCTTGTAGTATAGAGTAGTGAAGAGAAGTTAGGATGAGATGGAGAGGGAAGGTGTGAGGTCTGAAAGGCACCTAAAACCGCTTTATGGTTTGGCGCTTTCAGTATAGGTGCATCCCTAATACCTCTTTCCCTTCTAGCATGCCCTTCATTTTTTTTCATGTCTCCATCATActcctctttttttcttttcttttcttttctttttcttttttctttttttaaaaaaattattatattattagagACTTATTAAACAACAAAAAGTATTAATTACATCTCTCattttgtatattttatatatactcAAAGTTCGAAATCAATGTTGTTATATTGAAGTTAATAATCAGACCATTCCTGTTGGTAACTTTGCTTAATAAGAAATTATTTAACTCATTTATTTGTATAATGAGTGATTTTTGGTAGAGTTGGGACTTGGCTCGGGTTGAGGCGTGGCTCGATTCAAGCTTTGAAAGTTGGGTTTGAGCTTGACTCGAGATTAAAAATATTGGCTCGGGCTCGGGCTCGGGCTCAAGCTTGGGTTTAGTTCATTTGGAGGGTAGGTTCAGGCTCGAGCTCGTGCTAAAATTTTATTaatgacataataataataataataataataataataataataataataataatagctttaTCCACCTATTTTGTTTGGACCAAAATTTGTGTCTTTATCCTTAGGCGATTGGTCTAGTATTGAACTCTTGGGATTAGACCAACTTAATGAGCCTATTAACGAGTTCATTATCGAGCTCTTTAACAAGTATAATAAACGAGCCCATTTAAGCTAGTTATCAAGCTGCTCATGAGCCGAAACGAGCTGAACCCGGTTGTGCTCacactcaattattattattattattattatttttacaaatcAAGCCTAAAAGACTCGCTCAGTTAGATAATAAACGAGCCTGAGCAAATCCTCTGTAGTAGAGTACTGAGGGAGCAATCAAGAAAGAGGAGAAGAATGAAGACAATGCTAATCAAATCTTCTCATTAATCTATCTTTTATAATCTAAGATTCTTTGTATATATAACTAGAGAATGGAATAAAGAAAGAACCAGAAAACCAACTgaactgcaaaaaaaaaaaaaaaaaaaaaaaagcggacTTAACTAAATAATGAAAAACTAACTAAACTAATTATTAGCTGTAATAGTCACCCATAAGATGATGTGTAAATGTTATGCACATTCATCTTGGACAAAAGATCGTTGAATGGCTTAGTACCCAAGGGTTTAGTCATTAAATTTGCAACCTTATGAACATAAGATACATGCAAAGTAGTGAGCAAACCCTCTTGCAACTTTTCATGCACAAAATGGCAATctatttcaatgtgtttagtgtGTTCATGGTATACTGGATTGGCTACAATGTGAAAAGCAGCTTGGTTATCACAGAATAAGAGAGCTGGTTGGGGGTGATGTTGATGTAAATCAGTAAGGAGAGCTTTAAGCCAAATAATTTCACAAACTGAGAAGGCCATTGATCTATACTCAGCCTCAACTGATGATCTTGATAAGTTGTGTTGCTTCTTGGATTTCCATGAAACAAGGGAATCTCCAATAAAAATACAATAACCACTGATTGATCTGCGAGTATCCATATAGCTAGCCTAATTTGAATCAGAGAAGGTTTTGATATGAACCTTTGATGAGGATGGGAAAAATAAGCCTTGGCTAGGAGCATATTTGAGATATTGCAAAATTCTCATAGCAGCTTGTAAATGAGGCATTTGAGGACTGTCTAAAAATTGACTAAGGTGATGGACAACAAATGTAATGTCAGGCTGGTGCGAGTCAAGTATAATAACCTGCCAATTAGCCTTCTATAAGCTGAAACATCATCCACTAATGCACCATCATCATTATATAACTTCGTATGAGTATCCATAGGAAAAAAAACTGGTTTAGCAGTAAGTAAACAAGAATCTGAAATAAGTTTTAAGCAATATTTTCGTTGAGACAAAGAGATGCCCTTTTTTGATCGGGCTATTTCCATACCAAGAAAAAACTTTGCTGGTCCCAAATCTTTCAACTGAAATTCAGTACTCAGAGAacttttaatattttcaatgacaGTTATATCACTACTGGCTAGTaggatgtcatcaacatataacaacaAGGCAATAAAATAGCTACCTTCTTTCttagttgtaacgacctgctaaattttaccataaatatattttttatttttttccataataatatccaatataataatctTGGCAACTCATAATCCACTTggtaaatcataatccacctagtaaaacataatccacctggacccaaggATACCGGGGGTATACCTGAAATATAAtactaatacctaagcagcaggaaatgtaataacatatacatatcaaattaccatttaacacaatactagagtttactacatctcTTATATGacaacccaaaatatccaaaacaaGTCTTAGGGTCGTTACCCAAAAATCCGTTTGACCCTTGCAAAAGACTTACCTTTCAAATAGGGTTTGTTGATCTTTTGGtcatcccgttttgattatgacaaacactctgatatttaatggttgatgagtttgtttGCAGGATCaatcagaagtatcatatggtgcaagCACATGAGCTTAAAGAAGACGAAAACTCAAAATGTTTATTCATcgtttatatttatcattttgggtctataatagtaagataggaaaatggtctgtaataattaatgcattacaagCATGATAGGGttgataagctcaaatgaccatagttggaccttagggaacacttcggtcgaccgacgccaaatttttggggTTAGTTCTCAaataccttagactgaccttaggacccacaaatcTACATGAAAAAGTTCCCTGTTGCATTAATAACAAACATCATATGAATATGGTGAATGTATAAAGGAGTTGaaactgaaatgcattaaaaatgcatgttcggttgaccaaactttcaTAGTGCAGATttgtcggtcaaccgaactagtcAAGCGattaacattttgaccatagcttgGTCTACCGTACTGTaccaagttcatatgacttggtcgaccgagctccCACTGAGTCAACGTTTGActccttggtcgaccgactaAATTTAAATGGGCAACGCCCTGATCGATTGAACCCACACGTGGTAGAATCCAATGCCCCGGTCGAttgaacttcatagttcaaagtgtcccggtcaaccaaaccgcactaaaatgaaaaatggcctttgggaaccctagtatggtcgactgaactttcagttcaaatttcgcctggtcgaccaaacttggtcacttggtcaactgaacctcacattcggtcgatcggtgctctcggaCTGAACATtattttttaccgcgattaaagtttttaaacagggtttattgtgttaaaatgttttaaaatgataataataataccctatatgtccccaatggctataattcttcccacttctatatatagccccttaTTTGCTaagattaagcatggattaggatttgagattaggaaaaattctctaaaaatatttttgtccaaaatctctatattttcatatctttttaatcctattgcaaaaatctacctcctatactcatcCAGTTATTTATCTTGAAAGAAGGTAGTATTCTTTATACTCTTTGCATAGGCTAAACTCTCTCTAGTTTTTATTTGATTgggtattgatttttggagagttgcttaagttttttcctataatatttcattcataaatatttgattgggaaaaacccttgtgtggcttaagatcttgcatcctcattgcaagtatcataagcttgatttgtgttttgatgataacatcTTAAGCAAACTTATAAACCCCATTATATACTGTActtaatatttgagaaatatttttgtgatatctaTTTAGGGTTGTTGAGACTATTTGATTGTTCccacaagaagcatattagcttgatatcaaaagtctcactctcacacatatacattgatatacatttgATTGAGAGTTAACACTCGAGttcacaaaatctcacttgagtttAACATCCTATCATATCtgagtgcattatttgattgagcatattggtgcaaatctgcttagtgtaagaagcacttgTACGCAAAGTTTTATATcattcgttgtattccaggcacgaacttgaagagggagactaatcctattaaatagtcccggattggcttagatctaGTTAGAAAAGTTAGatgcgccatcttggtaaggcgtgttagTTGAAGTTAGCCactttaattgacctggttgtaactggtgtcgccacccattaagtgagcactagtggaatcctcgggcttgcgagctagaggcggggatgtaggcacagttggccgaacccagataacatatcgtgtgtgcattttatttttcagtAATTTATTTATCAcgcgtgtatgttatattgtgaatatcgcgcatgatttaatttccaaatgttatatttatctgcgcatttggaactgtatagatagaccctaggttgcgaatatactacTGTTATATTAGCTAAACTtgggaataaatttttaaaggtccaattcaccccccctcttgggaatacaccaaagctaaaaGGGTAGATCAGCTGAATCCTAACGCTACGGAACTCTATtcgctcttctatctagggctcttgaaatgtttatataatttggggtgagacacctctcagtaagggaaataaactaatatcagtgtgtggcaacgtgagtatttttgtattatacatATAGCAGTACATAAATatacttgataaaactgtctgtatcatatctaagAGAAACATTTTTTATCATATCATATGGTATAATATACTATTAGAATTGCTGTATTCCCAAGAgtgagggtgaattggaattttaaaatttatctcctaggtttaatgaaatatctgtataatacaacctagggtctttctatgcaattccaaatgtaccaataatataatgtgcagaaatttaaattaagcgcatcattcacaccataacatacatgtgtagtaaatacaaagtgcaaaaatataaacaaggcacacgatatgttatcggggttcggccagttgtgcctacgtccccacctctaacttgcaagcccgaggattccactaatagctcatttaacgggtggagcgacacgtaatacaaccaggtcaattagcacatgactgacctcaacctttacaactaggtcaattagcgggactgacctcaacttacatcttaccaggatggtgcagctagctttcctaactgggtctaagccaatccaggactatttcacagggctagtctccctcttcagacccgtgcttggaaatacaacagtatgttcacaatgaaTTGGTACAGtaattatactttcatgtaaatcagatatgtacccagttacgcgcaatcacatacaccaccaatatgatataataagtaagctcaatgtggtttacaatatgtcaactctcaaataaatatttgctatcgatgtaatcagtgcgtgagagtgcaaaccagtatgatctttgtatcataaaAAGTAGTCTATATAAATGTGCAAATAAAGATATTAATCAATTCTCATATATTTCAACCAACAAATTTTATCAATCGTATAGAGCTTAAGCACCgtataaatttggtttgcaaaaagggattcaatctttgtgttcaagaaaaGATATAAGTCAAAGAATATTGCAGTAAATATTTCcacctcataaacaaatatctcttcaaatatttttcaagataaaacataATAGATatctgaaaatgattttgaaaagatcttGCAACCAAAATGatatacgagcttctcaagatattgcaatgaatatgcaatctcagaagatcaaataaaagtcttcttaggagagacttattgacaaggtcccctaagaatacttagatTTGGCTCTCTAGAAAAATGATATCACACGATCACGAACCAAGTGAGAGCAAACCATTAgagcaatcaatcactcaaaacAAACTTACGAAGGATTTtggcaatagtagaaggtaagtatgagtgaatggagcttagaaatgagtattatgggttttggaaatttcagaaaatttttcttaatcaagattgttaatctcatgctaattattccaaatgagggggtatttatagacttccccaaaaatataaccgttaaagACATGGATGGAATAATTATGAAAGATTTAATgacatttaattattttaaccccgtTAAAAAGTGTTAACCCCGGTAAAAATATAGGTTCAACCCGAGAGCACTAgtcgactaggacaagttcggttgacccaagctcttggggttcggtcgatcaggcgaAAAATGAACTTcttgttcggtcgactagatatGTATGctcaagggcgatttttcaatatttgtgaggttcggtcgacaacggaaaatttgaactagattggtcggtcgaccagacagttgggatcccacacgtgggaactcggtcaaccaggttggtAGTATACAAAAAGTTCTTGGTCGACTAggaggtcaaaatattgacttcttaggaggttcgatcgatcggggctaattgaactacaagagttcggtcgaccgggctgtggtcaaccagttgacccaaACCAGGTTCGGTCCCGTTTCatccaacaaacaccctattcaaaagtataacacatacaagtgagtgtgtgagtgtcctagggtcttttctaagtccTGTTTCAGTTAATTTTTGGTTTGAGTTTACCTATTAGACCAtccatgtgatgtgtgtgagattattacaaaccaaaatccctaattactattacagaccctttatataaatgaaatatattacaacataaaaaattAGGTCTTCACTCTTCACTTTCttctatgtgcattaagatctgtcaattttagttcctgcacataacctcaaacacccattagatataataagtatttgtcattatcaaaaccgggcgtaacctataaggtcaacatatactgaatttctatac
It encodes the following:
- the LOC131146369 gene encoding BEL1-like homeodomain protein 2 isoform X2, whose protein sequence is MGLAAPQLHPKPIFSHSKIIQNRPVHHQISKKPDCIAIDSATIYSSMSTSQDYHHQGIFTTFSNGFDRSAMAAHQEQQQQQQHHVAQQIRRDKLRVQASGFEPPPPLVALEEEETGGLPAVYETGGMLSEMFNFPPGASPVLPPAANDWYGNRQGMVGGFGEPKTQNDVVSSRDNSNIAAAAAAAHHHHHHHHSQISSINAADSAAAMQLFLMNPQPRSPSPPPPQPPPPAAAAATSSTLHMLLPNQVGAFGSGQFTWVPDHSSGHEGGNTAGEIGGVVEGQGLSLSLSSSLQHLEAAKAHEELRTIGDHSGLLFYNHSSTTTNSNNQGGASNYNKSLDSSHGIHQPQSLHHQGVHHLNNSFGSSSSIGVVNVLRNSKYVKPAQELLEEFCSVGRGQFKKNKYFGRSHSVNNPSLTTPNPAGGHGVGNSSSSASSKDPPPLSATDRIEHQRRKVKLLSMLDEVDRRYNHYCEQMQMVVNSFDVVMGYGAAVPYTALAQKAMSRHFRCLKDAIGAQLKHSCEMLGDKEGGGSGGGLTKGETPRLRMLEQSLRQQRAFHQMGMMEQEAWRPQRGLPERSVNILRAWLFEHFLHPYPSDADKHLLARQTGLSRNQGPAVETHGGRNVPARGQRRRGNGGEGGDPKRTNSNAKRTSVNPDHHHHRDNHRQKIRNQCARKRPNAHRNQ
- the LOC131146369 gene encoding BEL1-like homeodomain protein 4 isoform X1 — its product is MGLAAPQLHPKPIFSHSKIIQNRPVHHQISKKPDCIAIDSATIYSSMSTSQDYHHQGIFTTFSNGFDRSAMAAHQEQQQQQQHHVAQQIRRDKLRVQASGFEPPPPLVALEEEETGGLPAVYETGGMLSEMFNFPPGASPVLPPAANDWYGNRQGMVGGFGEPKTQNDVVSSRDNSNIAAAAAAAHHHHHHHHSQISSINAADSAAAMQLFLMNPQPRSPSPPPPQPPPPAAAAATSSTLHMLLPNQVGAFGSGQFTWVPDHSSGHEGGNTAGEIGGVVEGQGLSLSLSSSLQHLEAAKAHEELRTIGDHSGLLFYNHSSTTTNSNNQGGASNYNKSLDSSHGIHQPQSLHHQGVHHLNNSFGSSSSIGVVNVLRNSKYVKPAQELLEEFCSVGRGQFKKNKYFGRSHSVNNPSLTTPNPAGGHGVGNSSSSASSKDPPPLSATDRIEHQRRKVKLLSMLDEVDRRYNHYCEQMQMVVNSFDVVMGYGAAVPYTALAQKAMSRHFRCLKDAIGAQLKHSCEMLGDKEGGGSGGGLTKGETPRLRMLEQSLRQQRAFHQMGMMEQEAWRPQRGLPERSVNILRAWLFEHFLHPYPSDADKHLLARQTGLSRNQVSNWFINARVRLWKPMVEEMYQQEAKEEEVTEEREGTQNAQTPTRNAPASTPTTTTTATTTGKRSEINAPESDPTLIAINRHVQCFSENQARHQAAANIAMASPILPTAPPLPLSAAAANSASAAAALHEASPPGSQCFPGITHDSDLHNQHHRMGVDDTCRRGSMLAPAANYGTTAAVSGGADVGPTLIRFGTTAGDVSLTLGLRHAGNIPENSPFSVRDFGGC